The Verrucomicrobiia bacterium sequence CACTCCCGGGCGGTCGTCGCAGAGATGCCCGCGTCGCTGGCCAGCGAACTCAGGTTCAGCAGCTGGCCAACCCGGCCGGCGCACAGTCGCACAAAGCCCTCAAACGCCAGCAGGTCATGGACCTTCAGCAACTGGCGCACGTCCCGCTCCACATAGGTCGCAAAGTAGTCGCGTAGCACCGAATACGGCGGCAGCGGGCGTTCGTATAGCCGGGGGTAAAAGCCACGCTGGATCAACGGCTCCAGACCCGGATCCGTGAAGCCTGCCGATGCCAGCTCCCGCACGCTCAACGGCAGCAGGGTGAGCACCGTCGTGCGCCCGGCCAGCGACTGGCTCACATTCTCCATCATCAGGAAATGTTGCGACCCGGTCAGAATGAAACGGCCGGGCGTCGGATCCTCATCCACCATCCCCTGCAGGTAGGACATCAACTCCGGTACCCGCTGAACCTCATCCAAAACCGCACCTTCCCGCAACCCGCCCAAAAACCCGCGCGGATCCTCAACGGCAAAGGCCCGTGCATCCGGATCCTCCAGGGTCCGGTACGGCCGCTTTGGGAAAACCTCCCGCACCAGTGTCGTCTTCCCTGCCTGTCGTGGGCCCACCACCGTGACAATCGGCAGCCCGTCCGCCGCCTGCAGCAACTCACCTCTCAACTG is a genomic window containing:
- a CDS encoding ATP-binding protein → MRIVRQLRGELLQAADGLPIVTVVGPRQAGKTTLVREVFPKRPYRTLEDPDARAFAVEDPRGFLGGLREGAVLDEVQRVPELMSYLQGMVDEDPTPGRFILTGSQHFLMMENVSQSLAGRTTVLTLLPLSVRELASAGFTDPGLEPLIQRGFYPRLYERPLPPYSVLRDYFATYVERDVRQLLKVHDLLAFEGFVRLCAGRVGQLLNLSSLASDAGISATTAREWVSLLEASFVLFRMPPWHANISKRLIKTPKLYFHDVGLAAYLCGIEEAGQLATHPLRGNFFENLVVGELLKHRFNRGRDNRLMFFRDRAGHEVDVLFPCGPRMLPVEIKSGRTIQGEWFTGFGKLAAWSADILDAGMVVYGGNEIQRRTEGVACGVWQLAKVLEEAVANAG